In Chlorocebus sabaeus isolate Y175 chromosome 5, mChlSab1.0.hap1, whole genome shotgun sequence, one genomic interval encodes:
- the LCAT gene encoding phosphatidylcholine-sterol acyltransferase, with protein MGPPGSPWQWVPLLLGLLLPPAAPFWLLNVLFPPHTTPKAELSNHTRPVILVPGCLGNQLEAKLDKPDVVNWMCYRKTEDFFTIWLDLNMFLPLGVDCWIDNTRVVYNRSSGLVSNAPGVQIRVPGFGKTYSVEYLDSSKLAGYLHTLVQNLVNNGYVRDETVRAAPYDWRLEPGQQEEYYRKLAGLVEEMHAAYGKPVFLIGHSLGCLHLLYFLLRQPQAWKDRFIDGFISLGAPWGGSIKPMLVLASGDNQGIPIMSSIKLKEEQRITTTSPWMFPSRMAWPEDHVFISTPSFNYTGRDFQRFFADLHFEEGWYMWLQSRDLLAGLPAPGVEVYCLYGVGLPTPRTYIYDHGFPYTDPVDVLYEDGDDTVATRSTELCGLWQGRQPQPVHLLPLRGIQHLNMVFSNQTLEHINAILLGAYRQGPPASPTASPEPPPPE; from the exons ATGGGGCCGCCCGGCTCCCCATGGCAGTGGGTGCCGCTGCTGCTGGGGCTGCTGCTCCCTCCTGCCGCCCCCTTCTGGCTCCTCAATGTGCTCTTCCCCCCGCACACCACGCCCAAGGCTGAGCTCAGTAACCACACACGGCCCGTCATCCTCG TGCCCGGCTGCCTGGGGAATCAGCTAGAAGCCAAGCTGGACAAACCAGATGTGGTGAACTGGATGTGCTACCGCAAGACAGAGGACTTCTTCACCATCTGGCTGGATCTCAACATGTTCCTACCCCTCGGGGTAGACTGCTGGATCGATAACACCAG GGTTGTCTACAACCGGAGCTCTGGGCTTGTGTCCAACGCCCCTGGTGTCCAGATCCGCGTCCCCGGCTTTGGCAAGACCTACTCTGTGGAGTACCTGGACAGCAGCAAGCTGGCAG GGTACCTGCACACACTGGTGCAGAACCTGGTCAACAATGGCTACGTGCGGGATGAGACTGTGCGCGCCGCCCCCTATGACTGGCGGCTGGAGCCCG GCCAGCAGGAGGAGTACTACCGCAAGCTCGCAGGGCTGGTGGAGGAGATGCACGCTGCCTATGGGAAGCCCGTCTTCCTCATTGGCCACAGCCTTGGCTGTCTACACTTGCTCTATTTCTTGCTGCGCCAGCCCCAGGCCTGGAAGGACCGCTTCATCGATGGCTTCATCTCTCTTGGGGCTCCCTGGGGTGGCTCCATCAAGCCCATGCTGGTCTTGGCCTCAG GCGACAACCAGGGCATCCCCATCATGTCCAGCATCAAGCTGAAAGAGGAGCAGCGCATAACGACCACCTCCCCCTGGATGTTTCCCTCTCGCATGGCTTGGCCTGAGGACCACGTGTTCATTTCCACCCCCAGCTTCAACTACACAGGCCGTGACTTCCAGCGCTTCTTTGCAGACCTGCACTTTGAGGAAGGCTGGTACATGTGGCTGCAGTCACGTGACCTCCTGGCAGGACTCCCAGCGCCTGGCGTGGAAGTATACTGTCTTTATGGCGTGGGCCTGCCCACACCCCGCACCTACATCTACGACCACGGCTTCCCCTACACGGACCCTGTGGATGTGCTCTATGAGGACGGTGACGACACAGTGGCCACGCGCAGTACTGAACTCTGTGGCCTCTGGCAGGGCCGCCAGCCACAGCCCGTGCACCTGCTGCCCCTGCGTGGGATACAGCATCTCAACATGGTCTTCAGCAACCAGACCCTGGAGCACATCAATGCTATCCTGCTGGGTGCCTACCGCCAGGGTCCCCCTGCATCCCCGACTGCCAGCCCAGAGCCCCCGCCTCCTGAATAA
- the CTRL gene encoding chymotrypsin-like protease CTRL-1 isoform X3 encodes MLLLSLTLSLVLLGSSWGCGVPAIKPALSFSQRIVNGENAVPGSWPWQVSLQDSSGFHFCGGSLISQSWVVTAAHCNVSPGRHFVVLGEHDLSSNAEPLQVLSISQAITHPSWNPTTMNNDVTLLKLASPAQYTTRISPVCLASSNEALTEGLTCVTTGWGRLSGVGNVTPAHLRQVALPLVTVNQCRQYWGSDITDSMICAGGAGASSCQGDSGGPLVCQKGNTWVLIGIVSWGTKDCNVRAPAVYTLVSKFSAWINQVIAYN; translated from the exons ATGCTGCTGCTCAGCCTGACCCTAAGCCTGGTTCTCCTCGGTTCCTCCTGGG GCTGCGGTGTTCCTGCCATCAAACCAGCCCTGAGCTTCAGCCAGAGGATTGTCAACGGGGAGAATGCAGTGCCAGGCTCCTGGCCCTGGCAGGTGTCCCTGCAG GACAGCAGCGGCTTCCACTTCTGCGGTGGTTCTCTCATCAGCCAGTCCTGGGTGGTCACTGCTGCCCACTGCAATGTCAG CCCTGGACGCCACTTTGTTGTCCTGGGCGAGCATGACCTATCGTCGAACGCTGAGCCCTTGCAGGTTCTGTCCATCTCTCAG GCCATTACACACCCTAGCTGGAACCCTACCACCATGAACAATGACGTGACACTGCTGAAGCTCGCCTCACCAGCCCAGTACACAACACGCATCTCGCCAGTTTGCCTGGCATCCTCAAACGAGGCTCTGACTGAAGGCCTCACATGTGTCACCACTGGCTGGGGTCGCCTCAGTGGCGTAG GCAATGTGACACCAGCACATCTGCGGCAGGTGGCTTTGCCCCTGGTCACTGTGAATCAGTGCCGGCAGTACTGGGGCTCAGATATCACTGACTCCATGATCTGTGCAGGCGGTGCAGGTGCTTCCTCATGCCAA GGTGACTCCGGAGGCCCTCTTGTCTGCCAGAAGGGAAACACGTGGGTGCTTATTGGTATTGTCTCCTGGGGTACCAAAGACTGCAATGTGCGCGCACCTGCCGTGTATACTCTAGTTAGCAAGTTCAGCGCCTGGATCAACCAGGTCATTGCCTACAACTGA
- the CTRL gene encoding chymotrypsin-like protease CTRL-1 isoform X2, translating into MSGEHLHSTCPAPCLFLPPPLAVPLSLWPPCSCLTPPLCSPGRHFVVLGEHDLSSNAEPLQVLSISQVSAWVADTEEKWAVQVGGCWERGIQDTPWPTLLSTHQPQVPGPTSAQHGLFLTPQAITHPSWNPTTMNNDVTLLKLASPAQYTTRISPVCLASSNEALTEGLTCVTTGWGRLSGVGNVTPAHLRQVALPLVTVNQCRQYWGSDITDSMICAGGAGASSCQGDSGGPLVCQKGNTWVLIGIVSWGTKDCNVRAPAVYTLVSKFSAWINQVIAYN; encoded by the exons ATGTCAGGTGAGCACCTGCACTCCACCTGCCCCGCCCCTTgcctcttcctgcctcctcccctggCTGTCCCCCTCTCGCTCTGGCCTCCCTGCAGCTGCCTAACCCCACCCCTCTGCAGCCCTGGACGCCACTTTGTTGTCCTGGGCGAGCATGACCTATCGTCGAACGCTGAGCCCTTGCAGGTTCTGTCCATCTCTCAGGTGAGTGCCTGGGTTGCAGACACGGAGGAAAAGTGGGCAGTGCAAGTGGGTGGGTGCTGGGAACGGGGAATTCAGGACACGCCCTGGCCTACCCTGCTCAGCACCCATCAGCCCCAGGTGCCGGGGCCCACCTCAGCCCAACATGGACTGTTTCTGACCCCACAGGCCATTACACACCCTAGCTGGAACCCTACCACCATGAACAATGACGTGACACTGCTGAAGCTCGCCTCACCAGCCCAGTACACAACACGCATCTCGCCAGTTTGCCTGGCATCCTCAAACGAGGCTCTGACTGAAGGCCTCACATGTGTCACCACTGGCTGGGGTCGCCTCAGTGGCGTAG GCAATGTGACACCAGCACATCTGCGGCAGGTGGCTTTGCCCCTGGTCACTGTGAATCAGTGCCGGCAGTACTGGGGCTCAGATATCACTGACTCCATGATCTGTGCAGGCGGTGCAGGTGCTTCCTCATGCCAA GGTGACTCCGGAGGCCCTCTTGTCTGCCAGAAGGGAAACACGTGGGTGCTTATTGGTATTGTCTCCTGGGGTACCAAAGACTGCAATGTGCGCGCACCTGCCGTGTATACTCTAGTTAGCAAGTTCAGCGCCTGGATCAACCAGGTCATTGCCTACAACTGA
- the CTRL gene encoding chymotrypsin-like protease CTRL-1 isoform X1, translating into MQCQAPGPGRCPCRTAAASTSAVVLSSASPGWSLLPTAMSGEHLHSTCPAPCLFLPPPLAVPLSLWPPCSCLTPPLCSPGRHFVVLGEHDLSSNAEPLQVLSISQVSAWVADTEEKWAVQVGGCWERGIQDTPWPTLLSTHQPQVPGPTSAQHGLFLTPQAITHPSWNPTTMNNDVTLLKLASPAQYTTRISPVCLASSNEALTEGLTCVTTGWGRLSGVGNVTPAHLRQVALPLVTVNQCRQYWGSDITDSMICAGGAGASSCQGDSGGPLVCQKGNTWVLIGIVSWGTKDCNVRAPAVYTLVSKFSAWINQVIAYN; encoded by the exons ATGCAGTGCCAGGCTCCTGGCCCTGGCAGGTGTCCCTGCAG GACAGCAGCGGCTTCCACTTCTGCGGTGGTTCTCTCATCAGCCAGTCCTGGGTGGTCACTGCTGCCCACTGCAATGTCAGGTGAGCACCTGCACTCCACCTGCCCCGCCCCTTgcctcttcctgcctcctcccctggCTGTCCCCCTCTCGCTCTGGCCTCCCTGCAGCTGCCTAACCCCACCCCTCTGCAGCCCTGGACGCCACTTTGTTGTCCTGGGCGAGCATGACCTATCGTCGAACGCTGAGCCCTTGCAGGTTCTGTCCATCTCTCAGGTGAGTGCCTGGGTTGCAGACACGGAGGAAAAGTGGGCAGTGCAAGTGGGTGGGTGCTGGGAACGGGGAATTCAGGACACGCCCTGGCCTACCCTGCTCAGCACCCATCAGCCCCAGGTGCCGGGGCCCACCTCAGCCCAACATGGACTGTTTCTGACCCCACAGGCCATTACACACCCTAGCTGGAACCCTACCACCATGAACAATGACGTGACACTGCTGAAGCTCGCCTCACCAGCCCAGTACACAACACGCATCTCGCCAGTTTGCCTGGCATCCTCAAACGAGGCTCTGACTGAAGGCCTCACATGTGTCACCACTGGCTGGGGTCGCCTCAGTGGCGTAG GCAATGTGACACCAGCACATCTGCGGCAGGTGGCTTTGCCCCTGGTCACTGTGAATCAGTGCCGGCAGTACTGGGGCTCAGATATCACTGACTCCATGATCTGTGCAGGCGGTGCAGGTGCTTCCTCATGCCAA GGTGACTCCGGAGGCCCTCTTGTCTGCCAGAAGGGAAACACGTGGGTGCTTATTGGTATTGTCTCCTGGGGTACCAAAGACTGCAATGTGCGCGCACCTGCCGTGTATACTCTAGTTAGCAAGTTCAGCGCCTGGATCAACCAGGTCATTGCCTACAACTGA
- the PSMB10 gene encoding proteasome subunit beta type-10, protein MLKPALEPRGGFSFENCQRNASLERVLPGLKVPHARKTGTTIAGLVFQDGVILGADTRATNDSVVADKSCEKIHFIAPKIYCCGAGVAADAEMTTRMVASKMELHALSTGREPRVATVTRVLCQTLFRYRGHVGASLIVGGVDLTGPQLYSVHPHGSYSRLPFTALGSGQGEALAVLEDRFQPNMTLEAAQGLLVEAITAGILGDLGSGGNVDACVITKTGAKLLRTLSSPTEPVKRSGRYHFVPGTTAVLTQTVKPLTLELVEETVQAMEVE, encoded by the exons ATGCTGAAGCCAGCCTTGGAGCCCCGAGGGGGCTTCTCCTTCGAGAACTGCCAAAG AAATGCATCCTTGGAACGCGTCCTCCCGGGGCTCAAGGTCCCTCATGCACGCAAGACCGGGACAACCATCGCGGGCCTTGTGTTCCAA gaCGGAGTCATTCTGGGCGCCGACACGCGAGCCACTAACGATTCGGTCGTGGCGGACAAGAGCTGTGAGAAGATCCACTTCATCGCCCCCAAAATCTA CTGCTGTGGGGCTGGAGTAGCCGCTGACGCCGAGATGACCACAAGGATGGTGGCGTCCAAGATGGAGCTACACGCGCTATCCACGGGCCGAGAGCCCCGCGTGGCCACGGTCACTCGCGTCCTGTGCCAGACGCTCTTCCG GTACCGGGGCCACGTGGGTGCATCGCTGATCGTGGGCGGCGTAGACCTGACTGGACCGCAGCTCTACAGCGTGCATCCCCATGGCTCCTACAGCCGTCTGCCCTTCACAGCCCTGG GCTCTGGCCAGGGCGAGGCCCTGGCGGTACTAGAAGACCGGTTCCAGCCGAACATGACG CTAGAGGCCGCTCAGGGGCTGCTGGTGGAAGCCATCACTGCCGGAATCTTGGGTGACCTGGGCTCCGGGGGCAATGTGGACGCATGTGTGATCACGAAGACTGGCGCCAAGCTGCTGCGGACACTGAGCTCACCCACAGAGCCCGTGAAGAG GTCTGGCCGCTACCACTTTGTGCCTGGAACCACAGCTGTCCTGACCCAAACCGTGAAGCCACTAACCCTGGAGCTAGTGGAGGAAACTGTGCAGGCTATGGAGGTGGAGTAA